The DNA window GTCGGGGCCGGTGACCGCCACGGTGAACACCGCCCCGGCCAGGTAGGAGCGCCAGGTCTGCACCGTGGCCTGTTTCTTGCCTCGGCGTTTGCCTTCGGCAGTGGGCACCGTGCGTTTGGGAGGCAGTCCGCCGCCGACGGTGTGGTAGTCGACGTGGCGGTCGCCGGGCCGGTCGATGCGCACCGTGAAGGAAACGGTGTCGTAGTCGCCGAGGTCGCCGCCCCGCGGTATGCCGCGGGTGGCGGCCAGCAGTCCGATCAGCCCGGAGCGGGTGGGGTGGGGTTGGGTGTCGCGGTGGCCGAATGCGCTGTGCTCGCCCCAGCTCTGCATGGGTCCGGCGAGCCGGAGTACCAGTCCGCTCACTGTGCAGCCTCGTCGGCACCGGCGGGGGCGGCCTGCTGCACGGCTTGCTCGATCAGGGCTGCATACGACCCGGTGTTGGCGCCGAGGGAGGGCAGGTCCTTGTCCAGTCCAAGGCCGGCGTGGCCCTGGTAGAGGATGGCGTCGGGCCACCACACGGAGGCGAGCTCGCCGGCGTAGGCCTCGAGGCGGTCGCGGGCGGTGGCCAGGTGCCCGTGGGTGCCGGCGACGGGTTCTTCGAACGCCGTGGCGTAGGAGACGGGCCGGTCGCTGCGCACCGCGACGTGGACCAGATCGGGGACGGTGACCGCGGCGGTGGCGGTCTGCTTGCCCGAAGGGACGGTGTTCACGAAAGCCCGCAGGAATTCGGCAGCCAGGCGGGCGGCTTCGTGGGTGTCGCCTCCGGAGTTGTCCACCAGCTGGGTGAGGTTGAGGTTGGCGTAGCGGTAGAAGGTTCCGGCCGAGAACATGCCCTCGTTCATGTGGCCGCTGCCGCGGTCGTCGTCTTTGAGGAGATCGTCGACGGCGGTGAAGAAGTCGACGTCGATGTTGGTGGGGTGAACGGTGAAGGCGTGGGCGAACTGCACGGCGCCGTCGAGTTCGGTTTCTGGCAACTCGGCCAGCATCCGGCCGAACAGGCGCACCGAGGCGTTGCGGGAGTTGAGGATGGCCACAATCCGCTCGGTCGGCAGCACCGCCTTGGGCTGCTTCTTTCCGGTTTGGGCGGCAATGGCGTCGGCGTGTTCGGCTGCGAGCTCGGCCAGCTGGGCGATGGCGTCGCTGGGCAGATACAGCAGGACGGAGGTGTCGGGGGGCAGAGTCTCGCCCTTGTGGTTCTTCTTAGCCGGTTCGAGGCTGATGTCCTTGCCGGCCGAGCGCACGACCTGTTTGCCCGCCTCCAGTGCGTTCTCCTCGCTCCAGCCGGATGTGTGGAGGCGCTCGGCTACGGCCGCAACCAGTCGACGGGTGCGTACCGCCGGGTCACCGAGCCGGGTCTCGACGTGGCGTCGCACCTCGCGTTTCCAGCTTTGGCTCGATACCCGGGTGCGTTCGGCACCGCCGAACACGAGGGTCTTGGGCGAGCCGAGGTCGTCGCGGTTGAGGTTGGAGTAGGGAAGGGTCTGCAGGGCGTGGATGTCGATGTAGGCGGGATTGGGCATGGGAGCCTTGCTTTCTCTGGTGTCGGTTGGACGGGTCGGAAGTGTTGTCCGGTGGTCGACAGCGGGTTGTGACTGAGTCAGGCCTCCTGGGAGGGCGGTGTGTCTCCGGCGGGTTCCTGACGGCGTCGG is part of the Haloactinospora alba genome and encodes:
- the cas7e gene encoding type I-E CRISPR-associated protein Cas7/Cse4/CasC, which produces MPNPAYIDIHALQTLPYSNLNRDDLGSPKTLVFGGAERTRVSSQSWKREVRRHVETRLGDPAVRTRRLVAAVAERLHTSGWSEENALEAGKQVVRSAGKDISLEPAKKNHKGETLPPDTSVLLYLPSDAIAQLAELAAEHADAIAAQTGKKQPKAVLPTERIVAILNSRNASVRLFGRMLAELPETELDGAVQFAHAFTVHPTNIDVDFFTAVDDLLKDDDRGSGHMNEGMFSAGTFYRYANLNLTQLVDNSGGDTHEAARLAAEFLRAFVNTVPSGKQTATAAVTVPDLVHVAVRSDRPVSYATAFEEPVAGTHGHLATARDRLEAYAGELASVWWPDAILYQGHAGLGLDKDLPSLGANTGSYAALIEQAVQQAAPAGADEAAQ